In Aestuariibaculum lutulentum, one DNA window encodes the following:
- a CDS encoding FKBP-type peptidyl-prolyl cis-trans isomerase gives MKKLFALATAFIFFMSCSSDDPVDYSLQNDEEIQAYITENNLNAEKTATGLYYVIDEQGTGEMPENATDRVKVIYKGYFTNGEVFDESTEGASFLLQYVIPGFAEGLTKFNEGGRGKLLIPSHLAYGSNKYNDIPGGSVIIFDIELVYVNYKTENDIQIQEYLTENEIIAQSTDSGLYYTITEEGTGAYPTSTDNVTITYSGYLLNGEIFGESTVSGESFDLDKVIEGFTEGIPYFKEGSKGTLFIPAHLGYGNFDNYPIPGGSVLIFDIELKSIN, from the coding sequence ATGAAAAAATTATTTGCATTAGCTACGGCATTCATCTTTTTTATGTCTTGTAGCAGTGATGATCCTGTGGATTACAGTCTTCAAAATGATGAAGAAATTCAGGCTTACATTACAGAAAACAATTTAAATGCTGAAAAAACAGCTACAGGCTTGTACTACGTTATTGATGAACAAGGTACCGGAGAAATGCCCGAGAACGCCACAGACCGTGTTAAAGTCATTTACAAAGGTTACTTTACTAACGGGGAGGTTTTTGATGAAAGCACAGAAGGTGCTTCTTTTCTACTTCAATATGTTATTCCAGGTTTTGCTGAAGGATTAACAAAATTTAATGAAGGTGGACGCGGTAAATTATTAATTCCGTCGCATTTAGCTTACGGAAGTAATAAATATAATGATATTCCTGGGGGATCAGTTATCATTTTTGATATTGAATTGGTTTATGTGAACTATAAAACTGAAAACGACATTCAAATTCAGGAATATTTAACCGAAAATGAAATAATAGCTCAAAGCACAGATTCAGGTTTATATTATACAATCACAGAGGAAGGAACCGGCGCTTACCCTACCTCAACAGACAATGTTACTATTACCTATTCAGGTTACTTACTTAATGGTGAAATATTTGGTGAATCAACTGTTTCCGGCGAATCATTCGATTTAGACAAAGTAATTGAAGGGTTTACAGAAGGCATTCCATATTTTAAAGAAGGTAGTAAAGGAACACTTTTTATTCCAGCCCACTTAGGTTATGGTAATTTCGATAATTATCCAATACCTGGTGGTTCTGTTTTAATTTTTGACATTGAATTAAAGTCTATTAATTAA
- a CDS encoding DUF4377 domain-containing protein, whose amino-acid sequence MSLLKTMLPITIIATLFTSCNSIKTTTYWVNSVKTDCSAGAGKMQCLQVYKGVDVDKATWSSFYAPIEGFEFEFGYFQKIEVTETQLDPKDVPADASSIKYKLVKVLEKKQDPKMTLNDIWMVTGINGSPIAKSRQTPNLEINIAKMQISGTDGCNNFTGEIKNITARNIEFGPIASTRKMCMDMTIPNQFNKALNVSVSYKKENLTLTFYDANGNETLALKKVD is encoded by the coding sequence ATGTCATTACTAAAAACCATGTTACCAATAACCATAATAGCAACACTTTTCACTTCTTGTAACTCTATTAAAACAACAACCTACTGGGTTAACAGTGTAAAAACAGACTGTAGCGCTGGAGCAGGAAAAATGCAGTGTTTACAGGTTTATAAAGGCGTTGATGTTGACAAAGCAACCTGGAGTTCGTTTTATGCACCTATTGAGGGCTTTGAATTTGAATTCGGATATTTTCAAAAAATTGAAGTTACCGAAACGCAATTAGACCCCAAAGATGTTCCTGCCGATGCCTCTTCAATTAAATATAAGTTAGTTAAAGTTTTAGAAAAAAAACAGGATCCTAAAATGACTCTAAACGACATCTGGATGGTGACAGGCATCAATGGTTCTCCTATTGCTAAATCCAGACAAACACCTAATTTGGAAATCAACATTGCTAAAATGCAGATTTCAGGAACCGATGGTTGTAATAATTTCACCGGAGAAATTAAAAATATTACAGCCAGAAATATAGAATTCGGGCCCATTGCTTCAACACGTAAAATGTGCATGGATATGACTATTCCTAATCAATTTAACAAAGCATTGAACGTATCGGTAAGCTATAAAAAAGAAAATTTAACACTAACTTTTTATGATGCTAATGGCAATGAAACACTTGCACTTAAAAAGGTAGACTAA
- a CDS encoding ABC transporter ATP-binding protein: protein MALHINNLSKTYSNGVQALKNVTLTIPQGMFGLLGPNGAGKSSLMRTLATLQQADSGSVTLNDIDVLKEKDKVRKILGYLPQEFGVYPKISSYNMLSHIAALKGISNKGERKDLVESLLQKTNLWDVRNKSLGTYSGGMKQRFGIAQALIGDPRLIIVDEPTAGLDPAERVRFHNLLSEIGENTIVILSTHIVDDVSNLCSNMAIICLGEVVLQGNPIALTQEVKGKIWKKAIEKSDLEQYKTDLQVISTHLKSGQTIIHVLSDVQPDATFESSPANLEDVYFSEISSRIDSALA, encoded by the coding sequence ATGGCGCTACACATCAATAATTTAAGTAAAACGTATTCAAACGGAGTACAAGCCCTAAAAAACGTCACCTTAACCATTCCGCAAGGTATGTTTGGACTACTTGGACCTAACGGAGCAGGAAAATCCTCATTAATGCGAACCTTAGCCACTTTACAACAAGCCGATTCAGGTTCTGTGACACTTAACGATATTGATGTATTAAAAGAAAAAGATAAAGTGAGGAAAATATTAGGGTATTTACCTCAGGAATTTGGGGTATACCCGAAAATTAGCTCGTACAACATGCTTTCTCATATTGCCGCTTTAAAGGGCATTTCAAATAAAGGTGAACGAAAAGATTTAGTGGAATCCTTACTTCAAAAAACAAACCTGTGGGATGTTCGAAATAAAAGTTTAGGCACCTATTCCGGAGGAATGAAACAGCGCTTTGGTATTGCACAAGCTCTCATTGGCGACCCTCGATTAATTATAGTTGATGAACCTACAGCTGGATTAGACCCTGCTGAACGTGTGCGTTTTCATAATCTTTTAAGTGAAATTGGCGAAAACACCATTGTTATCCTATCCACCCACATTGTAGACGATGTTTCAAACTTATGCAGCAATATGGCTATAATATGTTTAGGCGAAGTCGTTTTACAAGGAAACCCTATTGCTTTAACTCAGGAAGTAAAAGGAAAAATCTGGAAGAAAGCCATTGAAAAATCAGATTTAGAACAGTATAAAACAGATCTTCAGGTGATTTCGACTCACCTGAAAAGCGGACAAACTATTATTCATGTGTTAAGTGATGTACAACCTGACGCTACTTTTGAATCGAGCCCTGCTAATTTAGAAGATGTCTATTTTTCAGAAATCTCATCTCGTATCGATTCTGCTTTAGCATAA
- a CDS encoding ABC transporter permease/M1 family aminopeptidase produces the protein MFKEIFLFEIKYRFKRPATWAYFGILLVFGLILAIGGNGPASEKVFVNSPIAIARMLCVVSIFGTMLSSAILGVPVYRDIEHKTENYYFSYPITEKGYILGRFLGSLFTLFFVGFGLHLGLIIGFAIGPFAGYVEADRFTTLNLWSYIQPTLTLYWANFLFTGSIFFTLVSITKKVMLAYAGGAVLFITYLVTLTLTQDIENKDLVSILDPFGLSAFSNITQYWTPEEQNTLTVPFSSSLLLWNRLLWVGIGLLAFTFALFKFDFQKFLNKNYDAKKKKTEDLAETNNSAELTKIPKVSKVYSASLNFKLLFSLAFMEIKNIIRDHFFKAILIAAVAFLLFDAWYGFPVYGTPSLPLTYYMLEVKDFNFIVLIFVLIVFMTGEVIHREQHVNYNQIFGALPIPNRIIYGSKFIALVIISFLLVNLVLVSGVLTQILKGYFNFEFDKYFIDLYLIEFPKYITFVMLAFFVHSLVTKKFLGHVIAIAIWALLFGLNALADVDNNLYLYSYAPRYTVSDMNGFGHFGTALFWFRTYWLACGSVLVVIGYLYWIRGTDSGIKTRWQILKDRLNLKTVGTFVVLFIVFIGSGAFINYNTKTINHYKTKDQGTLAQANYEKELSKYDKIAQPKVIDVKLTADLYPEERKAKIKVDYILVNKTNEIIDSLHLNWGAEGLIKKEVNTFTLNGVNPKLGHRYDDYGYEIYVFNSPLKPHDTIHMTLEVTGKYKGFPNEGTGSDIVYNGTFLNNDFFPSFGYSANSEITGDLDRKKHDLPIKDYQLPEQTDPWGTSNLLFNDDADYITFEGTVSTAPDQIAILPGNLQKEWEENGRKYYSYKMRGELDFFYNISSANYSVHEDEWIGSSGEKVIIQIFHHPTHTYNIDRFVKGVKKSMDYFSKNYGPYQYRQMRILEFPRYSTFAQSFPNTVPYAESFGWVGDFSDPNDLDYLFTVTAHEVAHQWWAHQITPSATRGSNQISESMAEYSSLMVMKNEYGVDAMQKFLKRELDTYLRRRANESKFEKTLLDNDNQQYVWYQKGGLILYALQDLIGEDNLNKGFKAYTEAARFRPEAPFTTTTEWYNYMKSVTPDSLQYYLSDSFENITLYNNKISSATYKKTNDNTYEVTLDIESSKNYFDGNGKLLKTGDKPNILEIGIFNSDTINANGMTIKSPIMLKKMWIAPGHSTLKFTTTKIPVKAGIDPYNKMIDRIPDDNLKPIEEITD, from the coding sequence ATGTTTAAAGAAATCTTTTTATTCGAGATTAAGTACAGATTTAAAAGACCTGCTACTTGGGCCTATTTTGGCATCCTGTTAGTTTTCGGTCTTATTCTGGCTATTGGAGGTAACGGGCCAGCTTCAGAGAAAGTTTTTGTAAACTCACCTATTGCCATTGCCAGAATGTTATGTGTGGTAAGCATTTTTGGAACCATGTTATCCAGCGCAATTCTTGGAGTACCTGTTTACAGAGATATCGAACACAAAACCGAAAACTATTACTTCTCCTACCCAATAACCGAAAAAGGCTATATTTTAGGTCGGTTTTTAGGTTCATTATTCACTTTGTTTTTTGTTGGTTTTGGTCTTCATCTGGGACTTATTATTGGTTTTGCCATTGGCCCTTTTGCCGGGTATGTGGAAGCCGACAGGTTTACAACTCTTAATTTATGGAGTTATATTCAACCAACACTCACATTATACTGGGCTAACTTTTTATTTACAGGAAGCATCTTCTTTACACTGGTTAGTATCACAAAAAAAGTTATGCTTGCGTATGCTGGTGGAGCTGTATTATTCATAACCTATTTGGTGACACTTACCTTAACCCAAGACATTGAAAACAAAGATTTGGTAAGTATCCTCGACCCCTTTGGACTTTCAGCATTTAGCAATATAACACAATACTGGACTCCAGAAGAACAGAATACCTTAACTGTGCCGTTCTCCTCCAGTCTTTTACTTTGGAACAGATTACTATGGGTTGGTATTGGCTTACTGGCGTTTACCTTTGCTTTATTTAAATTCGATTTTCAGAAATTCCTGAATAAAAACTATGACGCTAAAAAGAAGAAAACAGAAGATTTAGCAGAAACAAATAACTCTGCAGAACTTACAAAAATCCCTAAAGTGAGTAAAGTATATTCGGCCAGTTTAAACTTTAAACTACTATTTAGTCTGGCCTTTATGGAAATAAAAAACATTATTAGAGACCATTTCTTTAAAGCCATTTTAATTGCTGCCGTTGCTTTTTTACTGTTCGATGCCTGGTATGGCTTTCCTGTTTACGGCACACCATCACTACCACTCACCTATTATATGTTAGAAGTTAAAGATTTTAATTTCATCGTTTTAATCTTTGTTCTTATTGTATTCATGACCGGCGAAGTAATACACAGGGAGCAACATGTTAATTACAATCAGATTTTTGGAGCACTCCCCATCCCAAATAGAATAATTTACGGATCAAAATTTATTGCTTTGGTCATTATAAGTTTTCTTCTGGTAAATTTAGTTTTAGTCAGCGGGGTACTTACTCAAATCCTTAAAGGTTATTTCAACTTTGAATTCGACAAATACTTTATTGACTTATATTTAATTGAATTCCCAAAATACATCACCTTTGTTATGCTTGCTTTTTTTGTGCATTCTTTGGTTACCAAAAAGTTTTTAGGGCATGTTATTGCCATAGCCATCTGGGCACTTTTATTTGGTTTGAATGCATTAGCCGATGTCGATAACAATTTATACCTATACAGCTATGCCCCACGCTATACAGTCTCTGACATGAATGGCTTTGGACACTTCGGAACTGCTTTATTCTGGTTTAGAACGTATTGGCTGGCCTGCGGAAGTGTGCTTGTTGTTATAGGGTATTTATACTGGATTCGCGGTACGGATTCTGGTATAAAAACAAGATGGCAAATATTAAAAGACAGATTAAACCTTAAAACTGTTGGAACATTTGTCGTTCTATTTATCGTTTTTATAGGCTCCGGAGCGTTTATAAACTATAACACCAAAACCATAAACCATTATAAAACCAAAGATCAAGGCACTTTGGCACAAGCTAATTATGAAAAAGAGCTCAGCAAATACGATAAAATCGCGCAACCCAAAGTTATTGATGTCAAATTAACTGCTGATTTATATCCCGAAGAAAGAAAAGCTAAAATTAAGGTGGACTACATACTGGTTAACAAAACCAATGAAATTATTGATTCATTACATTTAAACTGGGGCGCCGAAGGTTTAATAAAAAAAGAAGTCAATACATTTACCTTAAATGGAGTGAACCCAAAACTTGGTCATCGGTATGATGACTACGGCTACGAAATATATGTCTTCAATAGTCCTTTAAAACCTCATGACACTATACACATGACTCTGGAAGTCACCGGAAAATACAAAGGCTTCCCCAATGAAGGTACAGGGTCGGATATTGTATACAATGGTACGTTTTTAAACAATGACTTTTTCCCGTCATTCGGATATAGTGCCAATAGTGAAATTACAGGGGATCTTGATCGCAAAAAACACGATTTACCAATTAAAGATTATCAGTTACCAGAACAAACCGACCCTTGGGGAACCAGTAATCTGTTATTTAACGATGACGCCGATTATATAACTTTTGAAGGCACCGTAAGCACTGCTCCAGACCAAATTGCTATTTTACCTGGAAACCTTCAAAAGGAATGGGAAGAAAACGGAAGAAAATACTACTCCTACAAAATGCGGGGCGAATTAGATTTCTTCTACAATATTTCATCTGCAAATTACAGCGTTCATGAAGACGAATGGATTGGCAGCTCTGGTGAAAAAGTAATTATCCAGATTTTTCACCATCCGACACATACCTACAACATTGACCGGTTTGTAAAAGGCGTTAAAAAGTCTATGGACTATTTCTCAAAAAACTACGGTCCTTACCAATACCGCCAAATGCGTATTTTGGAATTTCCGCGCTATTCAACCTTTGCGCAATCTTTTCCTAATACCGTTCCCTACGCCGAAAGTTTTGGTTGGGTGGGCGATTTTAGCGATCCCAACGATTTGGATTACCTGTTTACCGTTACTGCGCACGAAGTCGCACATCAATGGTGGGCACATCAAATAACCCCATCGGCAACCAGAGGCTCCAATCAAATTTCAGAATCTATGGCAGAATATTCTTCTCTAATGGTGATGAAAAATGAATATGGAGTAGATGCGATGCAAAAATTCTTAAAAAGGGAATTAGATACGTATTTAAGAAGACGAGCAAATGAAAGTAAATTTGAAAAAACATTACTTGATAACGATAATCAACAATACGTTTGGTATCAAAAAGGCGGCCTTATTTTATATGCACTTCAGGATTTAATTGGTGAAGACAATTTAAATAAAGGTTTCAAAGCCTATACAGAAGCGGCTCGTTTTCGTCCGGAAGCACCATTTACCACAACTACAGAATGGTATAACTATATGAAATCGGTAACACCAGATTCTTTACAATATTACCTAAGCGACAGTTTTGAGAACATTACGCTTTATAACAACAAAATTTCAAGTGCAACGTATAAGAAAACAAATGATAACACGTATGAAGTTACACTTGATATTGAAAGTTCTAAAAATTATTTCGATGGTAATGGTAAACTTTTAAAAACCGGAGACAAACCCAATATTCTAGAAATTGGAATTTTCAATTCAGACACAATTAATGCTAATGGTATGACCATTAAATCTCCCATTATGCTTAAAAAAATGTGGATTGCACCCGGACATTCAACTTTGAAATTTACAACAACTAAAATTCCTGTTAAAGCCGGCATTGATCCTTACAATAAAATGATTGACAGAATACCTGACGATAATTTAAAACCTATAGAAGAAATAACAGATTAA